The Lutibacter sp. Hel_I_33_5 genome has a window encoding:
- the dinB gene encoding DNA polymerase IV has translation MSNERSIVHMDLDTFFVSCERLLDSKLNGKPILIGGTSDRGVVASCSYEARTFGIHSAMPMRMAKQLCPEAIVLRGNSGVYSKFSNLVTDVVKDSVPLYEKTSVDEFYIDLTGMDKFFGCHQIASELRQKIIKETGLPISFGLSVNKTVSKIATGEAKPNNEIRVLKGTEKPFLSPLSVRKIPMVGEVTYRALCDLGIKQIKTIQEMPMEMMAKVFKKNGVSIWKKANGIDDSPVIKYRERKSISTERTFDKDTIDVNKLEGIIVAIAENLVYQLRRGNKLTGCLAFKIRYSDFQTYTLQKKIAYTSADHKIIPIIKELYKRLYQRRMLVRLIGVKFSHLVEGGFQIDLFNDDETTINLYQAMDKMRERYGDRAVIRAVGMDAKSISRWNPFNGEPPPLLANRRV, from the coding sequence ATGAGTAATGAACGCTCTATTGTGCATATGGATTTAGATACTTTTTTTGTGTCTTGTGAACGTTTGTTAGATAGTAAACTTAATGGAAAACCTATTTTAATAGGCGGCACTTCCGATAGAGGAGTGGTGGCATCTTGTAGTTATGAAGCAAGAACTTTCGGCATCCATTCTGCCATGCCAATGAGAATGGCTAAACAATTATGTCCAGAAGCAATAGTTTTAAGAGGAAATTCGGGAGTTTACTCTAAGTTTTCAAACTTAGTTACTGATGTAGTTAAGGATTCTGTACCCTTATATGAAAAAACATCTGTAGATGAATTTTATATTGATTTAACTGGGATGGATAAATTCTTTGGATGTCATCAAATTGCAAGCGAACTCAGACAAAAAATAATAAAAGAAACAGGGTTACCTATTTCATTTGGATTATCGGTTAATAAAACAGTTTCTAAAATTGCAACTGGAGAAGCTAAACCTAATAATGAAATCAGGGTTTTAAAAGGAACAGAAAAGCCCTTTTTATCACCATTATCTGTTAGAAAAATTCCAATGGTTGGTGAAGTTACCTATAGAGCATTATGTGATTTAGGAATCAAACAGATAAAAACTATACAAGAAATGCCTATGGAAATGATGGCAAAAGTTTTTAAAAAGAATGGTGTTTCTATTTGGAAAAAAGCAAACGGAATAGATGATAGCCCAGTTATTAAATATCGAGAAAGGAAATCAATTTCGACGGAAAGAACATTTGATAAAGACACAATTGATGTAAATAAACTTGAAGGAATTATTGTTGCAATAGCTGAAAATTTAGTATACCAATTAAGAAGAGGCAATAAGTTAACGGGTTGTTTAGCTTTTAAAATAAGATATTCGGATTTTCAAACCTATACTTTACAAAAAAAAATAGCTTATACATCCGCAGATCATAAAATAATACCAATAATAAAAGAACTATATAAAAGATTGTATCAGAGAAGAATGTTAGTTAGATTGATTGGTGTAAAGTTTTCACATTTAGTAGAAGGGGGATTTCAAATTGATTTATTTAATGATGATGAAACAACAATTAATTTATATCAGGCAATGGATAAAATGAGAGAAAGATATGGTGATAGGGCAGTAATAAGGGCAGTTGGAATGGATGCGAAAAGTATTTCAAGATGGAATCCGTTTAATGGAGAACCACCACCATTATTAGCTAATAGAAGAGTTTAA